In Acaryochloris marina S15, a single genomic region encodes these proteins:
- a CDS encoding response regulator — MSKVLVIEDQDDIRSIICEILMAENFNVIDAEDGHIGVLLAQEEMPDLVICDIMMPEFDGYSVMTQLRQNPYLQSVPFIFLTAKASKTDLRLGMELGANDYLTKPFTRDELLGAVNAQIETLSIHNSDDRPTWSDHCCDLIQSLPLEIHQPLEHILNLAQSSQENEAPKNTTPAKDLLNEIKSTGDLLYERLQNVFIYQELASIEQNPQRLRIFRKNTGICATKAVISNIARTQAQYYSRTSDLQLELKDATILLAQPKLQKIIEEIVDNAFKYSAVGTPVSLKSSVHGQTFFCQITNEGQGPSPEQLTKLGSHMQFDHPSYLHKCVGLGLIIAKLIAELHGGELQVKCELSQHTKVSVFLPLA, encoded by the coding sequence ATGTCCAAAGTTCTTGTCATTGAAGATCAAGATGACATTCGCAGTATTATTTGCGAAATATTAATGGCTGAAAACTTTAATGTGATTGATGCAGAAGATGGTCACATCGGCGTTTTGCTGGCCCAGGAAGAAATGCCAGATTTAGTGATTTGTGACATCATGATGCCTGAATTTGATGGCTATAGCGTCATGACCCAACTGCGTCAAAATCCTTATTTACAATCCGTTCCTTTTATCTTTTTAACGGCAAAAGCCAGTAAAACTGATCTGAGGCTAGGGATGGAGTTAGGAGCAAACGATTATTTAACCAAGCCCTTTACACGAGACGAGCTATTAGGAGCAGTAAATGCTCAAATAGAGACCTTATCAATTCATAACTCTGATGATCGGCCAACTTGGAGTGATCACTGCTGCGATCTCATTCAATCTCTTCCCTTAGAAATACATCAGCCACTAGAACACATTCTTAATCTCGCACAGTCTTCTCAAGAGAATGAGGCCCCTAAGAATACTACCCCTGCAAAGGATCTCTTGAATGAGATCAAGAGTACGGGAGATCTATTATACGAACGGCTCCAAAATGTTTTTATTTATCAAGAGTTAGCTAGCATAGAGCAAAATCCTCAACGCCTACGGATATTCAGGAAAAATACAGGCATTTGTGCCACCAAAGCGGTAATTTCTAATATTGCCCGCACCCAAGCGCAATACTACAGCCGAACATCTGATTTACAACTAGAATTAAAAGACGCCACTATACTCCTAGCACAGCCAAAACTACAAAAAATAATAGAAGAAATTGTTGATAATGCATTCAAATATTCAGCTGTAGGAACTCCCGTTAGCCTCAAGAGCTCAGTACATGGCCAAACATTCTTCTGCCAAATTACGAACGAAGGACAGGGACCCAGCCCAGAGCAGCTGACAAAACTGGGATCTCACATGCAATTTGACCATCCTTCTTATCTACATAAGTGCGTTGGCTTGGGGTTGATTATTGCCAAGCTAATTGCAGAGCTGCATGGTGGTGAGTTGCAAGTCAAATGTGAGCTAAGTCAACATACAAAAGTATCAGTCTTCTTACCATTAGCCTAA
- a CDS encoding exopolysaccharide biosynthesis protein, whose translation MARLSSELQRTFIDNEHPPHVTLQELLALAEERVFGVLFVLLALPSALPVPAPGYSIPFGIMIFLLAVQLITGSKQPWFPQKFATHPIALSTVQGILKKALPWLKRIEAITRPRFLPICTSIPGRIVVGCILALMGISMMIPIPGTNTVPAIGIFVTGFGLLEDDGAISLGGLVISLFGAAITISILVAFIWGGSSLLELIKGWLESL comes from the coding sequence ATGGCACGCCTGTCATCAGAACTCCAGCGCACATTCATAGACAACGAACATCCTCCTCATGTAACTTTGCAAGAATTGCTGGCTCTAGCAGAAGAAAGAGTTTTTGGGGTCTTATTTGTTTTGTTAGCGCTTCCTTCAGCGCTCCCAGTCCCTGCCCCCGGATACTCAATTCCCTTTGGAATTATGATTTTCCTGCTGGCAGTTCAGCTGATTACTGGCTCTAAGCAACCCTGGTTTCCTCAAAAATTTGCAACTCATCCGATTGCCCTCTCGACAGTACAGGGCATATTAAAAAAGGCTTTACCTTGGCTCAAACGCATTGAAGCCATCACTCGACCTCGCTTCTTACCGATTTGCACCAGCATACCGGGCCGCATAGTAGTGGGCTGTATATTGGCGCTGATGGGCATTTCGATGATGATACCTATCCCAGGGACCAATACAGTGCCAGCCATTGGCATTTTCGTCACTGGCTTTGGTTTATTAGAAGATGATGGAGCAATTAGTTTGGGTGGCTTAGTCATCAGTTTATTTGGCGCAGCAATAACCATCTCAATTCTAGTGGCTTTTATTTGGGGAGGAAGCAGCTTACTAGAGTTAATAAAAGGATGGTTAGAGAGTCTATAG
- the ahcY gene encoding adenosylhomocysteinase produces MSPQVLTRDYKVADISLAEWGRKEMAIAEGEMPALMAIRAKYCDSKPLQGAKIIGCIHMTIQTAVLIETLCELGAEVRWSSCNIFSTQDHAAAAIAAAEIPVFAWKGETEDEYMWCIEQTCRTPEGALWDANMILDDGGDLTGHIHEKYPDMLNHIHGVTEETTTGVHRLLEMLEKGELKVPAINVNDAVTKSKNDNKYGCRHSLNDAIKRGTDHLMSGKKALVIGYGDVGKGSAASLRQEGMIVKVTEADPICAMQACMDGFEVVSPFKNGQNDGTLNSINKDLLAHTDLVVTTTGNFNVCDANMLASLKQGAVVCNIGHFDNEIDTAYMRKTWRWEEVKPQVHQVYRSDDPLDFLILLSEGRLVNLGNATGHPSRIMDGSFANQVLAQMLLFERKFANLPADQKASAITVELLPKQLDEEVARYMVEGFGGVITQLTSEQAQYINVPVQGPFKSESYKY; encoded by the coding sequence ATGAGCCCACAAGTTTTGACGCGAGATTATAAAGTTGCGGATATTTCCCTAGCAGAATGGGGACGCAAAGAGATGGCCATTGCTGAGGGTGAAATGCCTGCATTGATGGCGATCCGTGCGAAATACTGTGATAGTAAGCCTTTGCAAGGGGCCAAAATTATTGGTTGTATTCATATGACCATTCAGACGGCAGTCTTGATTGAGACGCTCTGTGAGTTAGGAGCAGAAGTTCGTTGGTCTTCCTGTAATATTTTTTCCACTCAAGATCATGCAGCAGCAGCGATTGCCGCAGCAGAGATTCCTGTATTTGCCTGGAAGGGTGAAACCGAAGACGAATACATGTGGTGCATTGAGCAGACTTGCCGCACGCCCGAAGGTGCACTTTGGGATGCAAACATGATTTTGGATGATGGTGGTGACCTAACAGGTCATATCCATGAGAAATATCCCGATATGCTTAACCATATTCATGGCGTAACGGAAGAAACCACCACAGGGGTGCATCGCTTACTAGAAATGTTGGAGAAGGGGGAACTAAAAGTTCCTGCTATCAATGTTAATGATGCGGTGACAAAGTCCAAAAATGACAACAAGTATGGTTGTCGCCATAGTCTGAATGATGCGATTAAGCGTGGCACAGATCACCTCATGTCTGGTAAGAAGGCCTTAGTGATTGGCTATGGTGATGTGGGCAAGGGGTCTGCTGCTTCTCTGCGACAAGAAGGCATGATTGTCAAAGTCACTGAAGCAGATCCCATCTGCGCGATGCAGGCCTGTATGGATGGCTTTGAAGTGGTCTCTCCCTTCAAGAATGGTCAGAATGACGGTACTCTCAACTCCATCAACAAGGACCTTTTAGCCCATACGGATCTAGTGGTAACCACCACAGGTAACTTTAATGTTTGTGATGCCAATATGCTGGCTTCCCTCAAGCAAGGGGCCGTAGTTTGCAATATTGGTCATTTCGATAATGAAATTGATACGGCCTATATGCGCAAAACCTGGCGTTGGGAAGAGGTCAAACCTCAAGTTCATCAGGTGTATCGAAGTGATGATCCGCTAGACTTTTTAATCTTGCTTTCGGAGGGTCGCTTAGTGAACTTAGGAAATGCAACGGGGCACCCCTCCCGAATTATGGATGGATCTTTTGCTAACCAAGTTTTAGCGCAAATGCTTTTGTTTGAACGTAAGTTCGCTAACTTGCCTGCAGATCAGAAAGCTTCAGCCATCACTGTAGAGTTGCTACCTAAGCAGTTAGATGAAGAAGTTGCCCGGTATATGGTGGAAGGTTTTGGCGGTGTGATTACACAGCTAACTTCTGAACAAGCTCAGTACATCAACGTTCCGGTTCAGGGACCCTTTAAATCTGAGAGTTACAAGTACTAA
- a CDS encoding tetratricopeptide repeat protein, which produces MKIFSNCIAQYKQYLRVASFSLLVFGSVSIGSETLRAQSLPETSSPAGKQAPSNTENASSPEAQAPTPSVPETVRLGDDRYAQADYKGAVEAYSQALQAYKLNAYALYNRANAYRQLEEYEAAIADYTTALQIAPDNLFAYLYRGMAQYEQQQPAAAIADFSKVIELNPKHALAFQKRGESHLANDNATAAIQDLEQAEKLYEKEEKFRKVSQVQKKLKQAKSAQAK; this is translated from the coding sequence ATGAAAATTTTTTCTAACTGCATTGCTCAATACAAGCAATATCTACGAGTCGCCTCTTTTTCTCTACTAGTATTCGGAAGTGTTTCCATCGGTTCAGAAACCTTACGTGCACAGTCTCTGCCAGAGACGTCGTCCCCTGCTGGCAAGCAAGCACCATCCAACACGGAAAATGCCTCCAGTCCTGAGGCCCAAGCGCCTACACCATCAGTGCCTGAGACGGTGCGATTGGGAGATGATCGCTATGCTCAAGCCGATTATAAAGGAGCCGTAGAGGCTTACAGCCAGGCCTTACAAGCCTATAAGCTTAATGCCTATGCACTCTATAATCGGGCCAATGCCTATCGGCAGTTAGAAGAGTATGAGGCTGCGATCGCAGATTACACTACGGCTTTACAAATTGCCCCTGATAACCTGTTTGCTTACCTTTACCGAGGCATGGCTCAATACGAGCAGCAGCAGCCAGCCGCCGCCATTGCTGATTTCTCTAAAGTCATTGAACTCAACCCTAAGCATGCCCTCGCCTTTCAAAAACGGGGTGAAAGCCATTTAGCCAACGACAATGCAACCGCAGCCATTCAAGATTTAGAGCAAGCAGAAAAGCTATACGAAAAAGAAGAGAAATTTCGCAAAGTCAGCCAAGTGCAGAAAAAACTCAAACAAGCTAAATCGGCTCAAGCTAAGTAG
- a CDS encoding carbohydrate kinase has protein sequence MSNPQVLCLGEVLFDCLADQPGRALESVTSWTPYPGGAPANVACALVKLGTSAGFIGCIGDDAPGRQLTELLQQTTVNTQGIQTAEAPTRQVYVTRTVEGDRTFAGFGTYDTAAFADTQLQADHLPVDLFTSADYLILGTLELAYPQSAAAVRQSIHLAQQHQVQILIDVNWRPVFWADPDEARQIILQLLPDANYLKLAEEEALWLWNTTNPTAIMKRLPTVQGIIITAGAEGCAYSFQNIDGTCPGFTVEVQDTTGAGDAFVAGFIHQLLTQGHPADVQAAQAMMTYASAVGALTTTKAGAIAAQPTAHEVATFLQAQP, from the coding sequence ATGTCTAATCCCCAAGTGTTATGTCTGGGAGAAGTTCTGTTTGACTGTCTGGCGGATCAGCCCGGTCGAGCCTTAGAATCCGTTACCTCTTGGACCCCTTATCCGGGTGGGGCACCGGCTAATGTGGCCTGTGCATTGGTTAAATTAGGTACATCCGCTGGCTTTATCGGCTGTATCGGCGACGATGCACCCGGCAGGCAACTCACTGAGCTGTTGCAACAAACGACCGTTAATACTCAAGGCATCCAAACGGCTGAAGCCCCCACTCGACAGGTGTATGTCACCCGAACGGTAGAGGGAGATCGCACTTTTGCGGGGTTTGGCACCTATGACACTGCTGCATTTGCTGATACTCAATTGCAGGCCGATCACCTGCCGGTGGACCTGTTTACCAGTGCCGACTATTTAATCCTGGGCACCTTAGAACTCGCCTATCCTCAATCGGCAGCGGCTGTCCGTCAATCCATCCATCTAGCCCAACAGCATCAGGTGCAAATCTTAATTGATGTGAATTGGCGACCCGTATTTTGGGCCGACCCAGATGAAGCCCGCCAGATTATTTTGCAGCTCTTGCCCGATGCAAATTATTTAAAACTGGCTGAAGAAGAAGCACTGTGGTTATGGAACACCACGAATCCAACAGCAATTATGAAGAGGTTACCCACTGTTCAGGGCATTATTATTACGGCGGGGGCAGAGGGATGTGCTTACTCCTTCCAAAATATAGATGGAACTTGTCCGGGCTTCACTGTTGAGGTACAAGATACCACTGGCGCAGGAGATGCCTTTGTAGCTGGATTTATCCACCAGCTGCTCACTCAAGGTCATCCTGCAGATGTACAGGCTGCTCAGGCTATGATGACCTATGCCAGTGCGGTGGGTGCTCTAACAACCACTAAAGCAGGAGCAATCGCAGCCCAGCCCACTGCTCATGAAGTTGCCACTTTTCTGCAAGCTCAACCCTAG
- the hemC gene encoding hydroxymethylbilane synthase, producing MSASSPRVIRIGSRKSQLALVQTHWVQGELQKHFPDYEFEVCTMSTQGDNILDVALAKIGDKGLFTKELEVSMLRKETDLAVHSLKDLPTNLPEGLCLGVVTERVDPADALVVHENFKDYQLDTLPKGAVIGTSSLRRLAQLRYHYPHLEFKDIRGNLNTRLQKLDSGEYDGIILAVAGLQRLGFGDRIHQVIPAEISLHAVGQGALGIECREGDEEIMAFIKALEHEPSAHRCTAERSFLNELEGGCQVPIGVNTTLDEGQLTLVGMVASLDGKRLIKDTVSGPIASATQLGVDLAQKVREQGAQEILEEIFAAARPSDL from the coding sequence ATGTCTGCCTCCAGCCCTCGCGTGATTCGGATTGGTTCCCGGAAAAGTCAACTGGCTCTCGTGCAAACGCACTGGGTCCAAGGAGAATTACAAAAACATTTTCCTGACTACGAATTTGAAGTTTGCACCATGTCCACACAAGGGGACAATATCCTCGATGTTGCTCTGGCCAAGATTGGAGACAAGGGATTATTTACGAAGGAGCTAGAGGTATCTATGCTCCGTAAAGAGACCGATTTAGCAGTGCATTCTCTCAAAGATTTACCCACCAACTTACCGGAAGGTCTTTGTCTAGGCGTGGTGACAGAGCGGGTTGATCCTGCGGATGCGCTAGTCGTCCATGAAAATTTTAAAGACTATCAGCTTGATACCTTACCCAAAGGAGCTGTGATTGGAACGTCCTCCCTACGGCGGCTGGCCCAACTCCGTTATCACTATCCCCATTTAGAATTCAAAGATATTCGCGGCAACTTAAATACCCGCCTTCAGAAGCTAGATTCGGGTGAATATGATGGAATTATCTTAGCAGTGGCTGGATTACAGCGGCTAGGCTTTGGCGACCGCATCCATCAGGTTATTCCTGCAGAAATTTCATTACATGCCGTCGGCCAAGGTGCCTTAGGCATTGAATGCCGGGAAGGGGATGAAGAAATCATGGCCTTTATCAAAGCCTTAGAACATGAGCCCTCAGCTCATCGCTGTACGGCCGAACGTTCCTTTCTAAATGAATTAGAAGGCGGTTGCCAGGTTCCCATCGGCGTCAATACCACCCTGGATGAAGGACAGCTAACCCTCGTGGGTATGGTGGCCAGTTTAGATGGCAAACGTTTAATTAAAGACACGGTTTCAGGCCCCATTGCTAGCGCCACCCAATTAGGGGTTGATCTGGCCCAGAAAGTTCGGGAACAAGGGGCCCAAGAGATTCTAGAGGAAATATTTGCCGCTGCCCGTCCCTCAGATCTTTGA
- a CDS encoding tetratricopeptide repeat protein: MARHSIFTPTLLKKQLLGSTLLLWGLAIVSGVTLDRVQAQAPSTSTPSSDSTKTQPPSSKTPAKPSSLEPLPNEFIEKAPGPIRTPDPRKVTGPPATSPTPSTSAEKTEVKPAQAKPTEAKPTQAKPTEQIAPAKPASQPTAPKAPTAKPPTKAKPVAQPTPKAAPKAVKKTQPAKPKATAKQGKGSQQALVHLRQGVEKYGKGNFKGAIQDYNKAIQVNKNYALAYVNRGYAHTVLGNNQSAIADYTKVIQLNPKKVELTKIYLNRGLAFAAAQNYQAALNDYNQVLQRDAKNPEAYLNRGRAHAANGNHLAAIQDYGQVIKFQPKSALAYFNRGVAYTNSGDNATALADYSKAIELDPKYAAALYNRGLAQLNQGNSQDAIADFTASIQMDAKYAAAYKNRGTAHLKAGDTEAAIQDFTQAITFNAEDTLAYYNRGIAHSTAGQNEAAIADYSQVLKLDPKFAAAYTNRGNLHASQGDREAALKDYSQAIENNPENATAYNNRALVHSALRQYEEALLDYQQAAKIYQGQGSTQEYERVQPLITELKKRVELRKNKS, encoded by the coding sequence ATGGCACGTCATTCTATCTTTACTCCAACCCTTCTAAAGAAACAGCTTTTAGGCTCAACCTTACTGCTCTGGGGGTTGGCAATAGTAAGCGGAGTGACTCTCGATAGAGTCCAGGCACAAGCCCCATCCACTTCAACACCGTCTTCAGACTCCACAAAAACTCAGCCGCCCTCTTCAAAGACTCCGGCCAAGCCCTCTTCTTTAGAGCCATTGCCCAACGAATTTATTGAGAAGGCTCCTGGGCCAATTCGCACCCCAGATCCCCGAAAAGTGACTGGACCACCCGCAACATCTCCAACACCTTCGACTTCAGCAGAAAAAACAGAAGTAAAGCCAGCTCAAGCTAAGCCAACAGAAGCTAAGCCAACTCAAGCTAAGCCAACTGAGCAAATTGCCCCCGCCAAACCGGCATCGCAACCCACAGCACCCAAAGCACCTACGGCAAAGCCACCCACAAAAGCTAAGCCCGTTGCCCAACCCACCCCAAAGGCCGCACCGAAAGCTGTCAAAAAAACTCAGCCAGCTAAGCCCAAGGCAACTGCCAAACAAGGCAAAGGCAGTCAGCAGGCACTTGTCCATTTACGCCAAGGGGTTGAGAAGTATGGCAAAGGCAATTTCAAAGGCGCCATCCAGGACTACAACAAAGCGATTCAGGTGAATAAAAACTATGCCCTAGCCTATGTAAATCGAGGGTATGCCCATACGGTCTTGGGGAATAATCAGTCTGCGATCGCAGACTATACCAAGGTCATCCAACTCAACCCTAAAAAAGTTGAGTTAACCAAAATCTATTTAAATCGGGGCTTAGCATTTGCTGCGGCCCAAAATTACCAAGCTGCTCTCAATGACTACAATCAGGTATTGCAGCGAGATGCCAAGAATCCGGAAGCCTATCTCAACCGGGGGCGCGCTCATGCCGCCAATGGCAATCACCTGGCAGCCATCCAAGATTATGGGCAGGTGATTAAATTCCAGCCCAAGTCAGCTTTGGCCTACTTTAATCGCGGCGTGGCTTATACCAATTCTGGGGATAATGCCACAGCCCTAGCAGACTATTCTAAAGCCATTGAATTAGATCCCAAATATGCCGCAGCCTTATATAACCGGGGCCTAGCCCAGTTAAACCAGGGGAACTCCCAAGACGCCATTGCAGATTTTACGGCATCCATTCAAATGGATGCGAAATATGCAGCCGCCTATAAGAATCGAGGCACTGCTCATTTAAAGGCGGGGGATACTGAAGCTGCAATCCAAGATTTCACCCAAGCCATTACCTTCAATGCTGAAGATACCTTGGCCTACTACAATCGAGGCATTGCCCACAGCACAGCAGGACAAAACGAAGCTGCGATCGCAGATTACTCACAAGTGCTAAAACTCGATCCAAAATTTGCAGCGGCCTATACCAACCGAGGCAACCTCCATGCCTCTCAAGGCGATCGAGAAGCCGCCTTAAAGGATTATTCCCAAGCTATCGAGAATAATCCTGAGAATGCAACCGCCTATAATAACCGGGCCCTCGTCCATTCAGCACTCCGACAATACGAAGAAGCCTTATTGGACTATCAGCAAGCCGCTAAAATCTACCAAGGCCAAGGATCGACTCAAGAATATGAGCGAGTCCAACCCTTGATTACAGAACTCAAAAAGCGAGTTGAACTCAGAAAGAATAAGTCTTAA
- a CDS encoding NAD-dependent epimerase/dehydratase family protein, which produces MRILMMGGTRFIGVYLSRTLVEQGHEVVLFNRGNHSPAVAGLTQIQGDRTDADQLQAKLAHEKFDAIFDNNGRKLSDTQPLAALFKDQVQHFIYMSSAGVYLKSDQMPHREDDPTDPKSRHLGKAEAETDLAAQGLPFTSIRPTYIYGPQNYNDVEAWFFDRIVRQRPIPIPGNGQHITQLGHVQDLALAMAAVLGNTQAIGQIYNVSGDRYVTFDGIAKACALAVGQSPDDLKLVHYDPAQFDFGKRKAFPMRLQNFFADIHKVCADLDWHPQYDLVSGLQDSFQNDYLTSKRDQADIDFSLDDQILAAAT; this is translated from the coding sequence ATGCGCATATTAATGATGGGCGGAACCCGGTTTATCGGCGTTTATCTCAGCCGGACCTTGGTGGAGCAGGGGCATGAAGTTGTGTTATTCAATCGTGGGAACCACTCGCCTGCAGTGGCAGGCTTAACCCAAATTCAGGGTGATCGCACGGATGCTGACCAACTACAAGCCAAGCTAGCTCATGAGAAATTTGATGCCATTTTTGATAACAATGGTCGGAAATTATCAGATACTCAGCCCTTAGCTGCGCTCTTTAAGGATCAGGTTCAACACTTTATTTATATGAGTTCGGCGGGAGTCTATCTCAAATCGGATCAAATGCCCCATCGGGAAGACGATCCGACCGATCCGAAAAGTCGCCATCTCGGTAAAGCAGAAGCAGAGACCGATTTAGCTGCTCAAGGTTTGCCCTTCACATCGATTCGCCCTACCTATATCTATGGTCCCCAAAACTACAACGATGTAGAAGCTTGGTTTTTTGACCGGATTGTTCGCCAGCGCCCGATTCCGATTCCTGGCAACGGCCAACATATTACCCAGCTAGGGCATGTCCAAGACTTAGCCCTAGCAATGGCTGCGGTCCTAGGCAATACTCAAGCGATTGGCCAGATTTATAACGTCAGTGGTGATCGCTATGTCACTTTTGACGGTATTGCTAAAGCTTGTGCCTTAGCCGTTGGCCAGTCTCCTGATGACTTGAAACTGGTGCATTATGACCCTGCACAGTTTGATTTTGGCAAACGGAAAGCCTTTCCCATGCGTTTACAGAACTTCTTCGCTGATATTCATAAGGTATGTGCAGATCTCGACTGGCACCCTCAATATGATCTGGTGAGTGGTCTACAAGATTCTTTTCAAAACGATTATCTGACTAGCAAGCGGGATCAAGCGGATATTGATTTCTCGTTAGACGATCAAATCTTGGCAGCAGCGACCTGA
- a CDS encoding ATP-dependent 6-phosphofructokinase: MGDTKRVGILTSGGDCAGLNPTIRAVVLRAVEHYGWEVIGIQQATHGLLKDPPAAVTLQPQQMSPLLTAGGTMLGTTNKGNPFAFPMPDGTLIDRSEDMIAGYRKLGLDALIGIGGDGSIAILRKLAQQGNWNLVGIPKTIDNDVGVTERSVGFDTAVNIATEALDRLQFTAASHSRVIILEVMGRDAGHIAISAGIAGGADIILIPEIPYTIENVCAKIKERQSKGKNYSLIVVAEAVRTEGGDPLTHTDGLGECRLGGIGQYLSEQICSRHVAETRVTVLGHVQRGGMPSPSDRLIGAAFGVAAVDLIAEGHFDHMVTWQNRQVMSVPIEDAIAHYRAVDPTGTLVKTARGLGIYLGD, encoded by the coding sequence ATGGGTGATACAAAACGGGTCGGTATTCTGACCAGTGGTGGTGATTGTGCGGGGCTCAACCCAACCATTCGAGCAGTGGTGCTTCGAGCTGTTGAACATTATGGTTGGGAGGTGATCGGGATTCAACAAGCCACTCATGGTTTATTGAAAGATCCACCCGCAGCAGTGACGCTTCAACCTCAACAGATGAGTCCTTTGCTCACAGCAGGAGGGACCATGTTAGGCACCACAAATAAGGGAAATCCTTTTGCTTTCCCAATGCCAGATGGCACGTTGATCGATCGCTCTGAAGATATGATTGCGGGATATCGCAAACTTGGATTGGACGCTCTGATCGGTATTGGGGGAGACGGCAGCATTGCCATCTTACGAAAACTAGCCCAACAGGGTAATTGGAACTTGGTGGGCATCCCCAAAACCATTGACAATGATGTGGGGGTTACAGAACGCTCTGTGGGGTTTGACACCGCCGTCAATATTGCCACAGAAGCCTTAGATCGCTTGCAGTTTACTGCAGCCAGCCATAGCCGTGTCATTATCCTGGAGGTGATGGGTCGAGATGCAGGACATATTGCCATCAGTGCTGGTATTGCTGGAGGCGCTGATATCATCTTGATTCCTGAAATTCCCTACACCATTGAGAATGTCTGCGCCAAAATCAAAGAACGTCAGAGTAAGGGGAAAAACTATTCTCTGATTGTGGTGGCTGAGGCTGTGCGGACTGAGGGCGGAGACCCATTAACTCATACGGATGGACTAGGCGAATGCCGTCTGGGTGGGATCGGCCAGTATCTATCCGAACAAATTTGTAGCCGGCATGTGGCCGAAACACGGGTGACCGTTTTGGGTCATGTCCAGCGAGGCGGCATGCCATCTCCCTCCGACCGCTTGATTGGGGCAGCATTTGGGGTCGCGGCCGTCGATCTGATTGCTGAAGGCCATTTTGATCACATGGTGACTTGGCAAAACCGTCAGGTTATGAGCGTTCCGATTGAAGATGCGATCGCACATTACCGAGCCGTCGATCCCACTGGGACACTCGTAAAAACGGCCAGAGGGCTAGGCATCTACCTAGGAGACTAG
- the lexA gene encoding transcriptional repressor LexA, whose product MEPLSKAQQELFDWLVQFIDQHQHAPSIRQMMQAMKLKSPAPVQSRLDHLRKKGYVDWEIGQARTLRIVHPEHLQSDMDQIPILGAIAAGGLIEPFVEVVDSLEFSPKQLPPKSYALRVNGDSMIDAHITDGDIVIMRPVQEPKTIKNGTIVAARVEGEGTTLKRFHLERNEVTLEAANFKYQPIKVLATQVEIQGSLIGVWRKYF is encoded by the coding sequence GTGGAACCTTTATCAAAAGCTCAACAAGAATTATTTGATTGGTTGGTTCAATTCATTGATCAACATCAACATGCTCCATCTATTCGGCAGATGATGCAGGCCATGAAGCTCAAATCACCGGCCCCAGTTCAGAGCCGCTTGGATCATTTGCGCAAGAAAGGCTATGTAGATTGGGAAATTGGGCAAGCCCGGACGTTGCGGATTGTTCACCCGGAGCACTTACAGTCCGATATGGATCAGATTCCGATCCTGGGTGCGATCGCAGCAGGTGGACTGATTGAGCCATTTGTTGAAGTGGTGGATTCCTTAGAATTCAGCCCTAAACAATTGCCACCCAAATCCTACGCTCTTAGGGTGAATGGAGACAGCATGATTGATGCGCATATTACGGATGGAGATATCGTGATTATGCGCCCTGTTCAAGAACCGAAGACCATAAAAAATGGAACGATTGTTGCCGCTAGAGTCGAGGGAGAAGGAACAACTCTAAAGCGATTTCATTTAGAGAGGAATGAAGTCACCCTTGAAGCTGCCAACTTCAAATATCAGCCGATCAAAGTATTAGCGACACAGGTAGAAATTCAAGGCTCCTTAATCGGAGTATGGCGAAAATATTTTTGA